DNA from Catenulispora sp. EB89:
CTTGAGGATCTCCTCGAAGCGCGCCAGCTCCGTCAGCGTGTCCACCTCCCACGCCAGGTGGTACAGCCCCACGCGGGAGCGTCCGGCCTCCGAGGAGCCGGCCTGCGAGCCGATCGCGAACAGGCCCAGGTCGTGGTCGTTCGTCGAGCCCGGAGCGCGCAGGAACGCGGCGTTCGGGGCCTGCGTCAGCACCTCGAAGCCCAGCAGGTCGCGGTAGAACGCCACGCTGCGATCCAGCTCCCGGACGAACAGCACGGCGTGGTTGAGACGGGTCACAGGCATCGGTGAACTGCTTTCTTCCGGAACGGGCG
Protein-coding regions in this window:
- a CDS encoding VOC family protein, with amino-acid sequence MPVTRLNHAVLFVRELDRSVAFYRDLLGFEVLTQAPNAAFLRAPGSTNDHDLGLFAIGSQAGSSEAGRSRVGLYHLAWEVDTLTELARFEEILKTHGALVGASDHGTTKALYAHDPDGLEFEMSWLVPADRVGDAQLPEGSFTLPLDLTKEIERYGADTRGGVGISHVVVP